One segment of Strix uralensis isolate ZFMK-TIS-50842 chromosome 11, bStrUra1, whole genome shotgun sequence DNA contains the following:
- the CRABP1 gene encoding cellular retinoic acid-binding protein 1 isoform X1, with product MPNFAGTWKMRSSENFDELLKALGVNAMLRKVAVAAASKPHVEIRQDGDQFYIKTSTTVRTTEINFKIGESFEEETVDGRKCRSLATWENENKIYCKQTLVEGDGPKTYWTRELANDELILKESRKLILHVEEVARRNLNCVRLRHEWKKGLGQQAGGKE from the exons atGCCCAACTTCGCCGGCACTTGGAAGATGAGGAGCAGCGAGAATTTCGACGAGCTCCTCAAGGCGCTGG GTGTCAATGCCATGCTCAGGAAGGTGGCGGTGGCTGCCGCCTCCAAACCCCACGTGGAGATCCGCCAGGACGGGGACCAGTTCTACATTAAAACTTCCACCACTGTCCGCACCACTGAGATCAACTTCAAAATCGGGGAGAGCTTTGAGGAGGAGACGGTGGATGGACGGAAGTGCAGG AGTTTGGCCACTTGGGAGAATGAAAACAAGATCTATTGCAAACAAACTCTTGTTGAGGGAGATGGCCCCAAAACATACTGGACTCGAGAATTAGCTAATGATGAGCTGATTTTG AAGGAATCAAGGAAACTCATACTGCATGTGGAAGAAGTTGCAAGAAGGAATCTAAACTGTGTTAGACTGAGGCATGAATGGAAAAAAGGCTTGGGGCAACAGGCAGGGGGTAAGGAATGA